Below is a genomic region from Culicoides brevitarsis isolate CSIRO-B50_1 chromosome 2, AGI_CSIRO_Cbre_v1, whole genome shotgun sequence.
TAATTTGTTGATCAAAtttgtgttattatttaaatcaaaagaaatcgaaaataaaaaagtatttaaaagtaattttgaaaatttaagagaaaaatattttataaaccgAACTTTAGTCAACCAACAATCCAACCAAGTATGTCACGTTTAAGCcatgttgcaaaaaatatataaatatatgtatGAGAAATATCGTCAAACCAGAAAAGAACATAAAAGTGAATGCaaacttgaattatttatatttactcttagtttcattttgaatttgcTTTATATGTACATACATATTTCTTTTAGAGCTTTGTCGGTTATGTCTTACTCATCTGCTTACTTTTGCGAGTGTTAAAAAGTATGTTAGCCAAAATAATCGTTCGTAAATAAAAGTTGTAcaatacattattttttatgttttagtaACATGATATACTTTTCGGAGGAAAAGTAatcgtgaaaatttaaaaaaacttaattaaataaaaatttaaaaaaaaatattacaaagtctgaaatacttcaaaaattattttaaataattcaagacgaaaaatttttaaatcgtgaATATGGCATTTTTACGACGTCGTACATTTCTGTTAACCCCCGTCGTAAATTTGATgactataaaataataatctagtcaaaaacataaaaaatcacatacCAAAATATAAAGAGACACTTTAGTATAATGTTTATCAATTAAtagcaaattattatttttttttcattgtaatgaatctgtttaaattattaagtaaattattttatcttcaaaaatcatcattatgaAGAAAATACTAAAGTATTATAAAAAGTATTAGATTGATATGTACAAAGTACTAATTTACCTCATAAATACTGAtctgtatttaaatattttgctttttcaccagacatggaaaaagtttattttttccaaactcATTccccaaaattatattttttttaaaagtatttctacaaattttaatttttaaattataaaatattctcattttactcttaaaaattcaatatttttttatgatttttttaaattttccagtAACGAGGTTCCCAGGTTCCCGCACTTTTTCCAGGGCCGTTTTCCACCtgaaatatcattaaatacTTACTTAACATGCacaaaagatatttaaaaaacctaTTGTGGGTAAGAGCTCCATATCTTTTTTTCCTTACGTATGTTAATctcattaattaaactttgttTTAACTGACTGTAATTACTTATGTGAATTTGCAGGAAAATATAGGTACATCTGGCCGAAGTGAAGATTGTATCTTTTCGACGAAACAAgtttatgaaacttttttgcAGTGTAAAAGGGTAAAATCACATATTATgtcaaacataaaatataatatgagTCAACGGGTTCCTTGGAGACCttgaaaatttagttatttttgcaccaaaaaactaaaaacttaaaaaactcAATGACTTTGCGAATCAtcaatatttaagtttttttaatatatacccATTGACGTTCCACGCCTTTTTCATGagcaatgcaaaaaataataatacataatGGTGGAAATAGTTACacaataatagaaaataaataagtatgtACATATAGGCAACGAGTTTAAACCACAATTCCaatcttataaaattatccattatatattatattgaaCACTTAATGGAGCAAAAAAGTGTTTAGCTACCTCTTCGAGCATTGGAATGTACGATAAGGCAGTGTAGTAGACTGACAATTTCAATATTAGCTATGCATATGTTCAACTTTACATTTTTCGAGTCATTTCATCATACCTGTTATATTCGTTCTAAAgctaaaatcataaaaacgtCATTGAGCATTCAATAGAATTTATTGAATAGATTCAACTGAACGCAGTTCATGGCTTACAGCTTCATAATAATCCTACTTTATAcatgtttatatttattgccTCTTCATATTTACGTTGAAAGCTGCACAAGAGTAAAAACAAAGTTTATCGTGATGGTGAATTATAGTTAATTTGTTTGCCAATAAATCGTGATTTATTCCATAAAGTGACTACATTTGAGTGAGACACAACATTTGCACATAtatactttaaaatataagaacTAGATTtactattaatattattaggcTTGCCTTTACCATTACCGACagcattttttatatcattatttttttcattattttaatactctaaaaattagtaaatttttacttcaagaTTAAAATAGTCTGATTCTCTGAAAATTTATACCAAAATACTTCTACCAAGATAACAATTTTCAGAACAGAaactattttcaaaatttagtgtAATGAGTAATGATTTGACTAATAGATTtcgaaaaatacattaaaaactttaaatcgaaatttcaaagttcaaaaaattaaaacagacaaaatgtattttaatatgTTAATGCATTTATGTGTAGTGTAGTCATAAAAGGACTCACGTATCACGTTTAATTGcactaaaactaaaatatatacATCTGCTGCTAAGTAAAATCAGCCACATCACAACATGTTTCAAGTGACAtcaatttatattcatttcaagaaaaaGCATCGAATCACCATATTCAAATAACAAAATGGTGTCAATCATTTTTTCCTGTTAAAGCTTTTTGCATATTGCCTATTTGTGAACAAGAGAAAATTCATcgcttttttatttctgaGTTAGAAAATAACTCagtaaaaagcaaaatattggGAAATGAATATGATAGATATGATGACAATGTTGAAAAGTTCTATTTCGCAATTTAAATCCCCATGTAGATTTTATATTCTAAGCTTTTATTTGGCGAAAATATGAGTTCATTGTTATAACCAATATCAATTTTgtgtttcgttatttttttttaaatacttgtgtgacatcaacaaaaaaaatcgatttatcgTTTTAATTCTTGTTGTTCCGATCATGACTACACTCGATTAGATGATAAACCAGTACACTagatttgtttaattaaatgaaattaataaaatgcttttagcaaaatccaatttttgtcctttcagtaaaaaataatattataaacaaATTTCTGTCTCTACTATTTTAAgcatataaagaaaaatttcagtaagcatttttaaatttaagtttttgtaagttttccaAATCTTCTAAATCTTAgaattcaaaagtttgttttccatttatgaaatatattggagttgaaatttattgaatctcCTTATTTGTAACtttaacataaataatttctgtTTTATACTATTGCATATAGAAATGTAgcacgaacaaataaaatacatttcttgtggttgatgataataaaagaatttttgtcaaattgtcttttttcaaatcgaaaattttgttcagcTTTTTAAATGAAGCGTTTGCCATAATATTCATGTCTGACCTTAAGTAATCAATGaatcagcaaaaaatttcttcaccaaagcaaaaataatacaaaaaaatccactGTATTGGAATCAAAAACTATGCatcaatatatttaaaaacatgtcTGTTCATTGCCAATTCATagcaagtaattttatttaataaacaacaatgaaaaaatcctTGCTTGAGCTCGTTTTGTACGATTCTAATTCTGCTTTACTATGGTATGAATGACAGAAGACTCGACGAAGGTAGTTTAAGTAGTGTTGtacaaaaaaactcaaaaatgaaacttggaattggttatttttaagaatagcttttccaaattaaattcGTTTGAAActcaagtttaaaatttgttaaattctatcattttatttatttctttctaaAAATAGTTTAACATATGCCATCAACAAAAGCAAAAGCAGGTATAAAAGCTCTAGACAAGTCCCTTTGTAATGATTGTAACATTTTGTATTTCTTGTTCAgatgttttattttgctttttttattttcaatataggTTTACAAAACTGACTTTGtcagaatgaatgaaaatatctTTACAGTATCTTTATAGACATGTTGTACCTTTATAATTTGCTTTTTACAGTTCATGTAATATATAGAAACTTGAAAGATGGTAACGAATATTCGTAAACAAAATATAAGACATAACATTAGTTGTTTATTCGAGTTCATTTAGTGTGAAAGAAGACAGGATTGAATTTCTAATGCTGAGAAGAGAGATTGTAAAATTGATGCATTTGTTAGACTGAATATgagtatgaaaatgaaatgaatttctATTATGTGTCTTAATCTTTCAAATGAGATGAGTTGTAGAGTAgataaaaaaaggttaaaaagtcACCTTCTTATAATTGGTAAGGGAAAGCTGTATCTGCAATTATCCACAGCACTAACAGGAACTGGTACCGGTGTTGTTAAAAGAGTCGCTGAATTTTCTTGCACTGGCAATGTCGTATACGGTGGTGGCAAATGGCTGTGTAATAAGTCGGGCACAATTTGGAAATTACCTCCCGATAACGGACGTACTTGATTAGCTCCGATTATCGCATGACTCAATGGAATTTGATGCATCTGAGCAGTTGCAGTAATATTATTTGGATTACTTATTGCTTCTTGTGCATGTAATGCATGGATGTGAGACATGCGACTTCGGGCTGCGCGACGCTCGCGACGTTCACGACGCCTTTGCTCACGCGACGAAGGAACTGAATGAGATAACACTACATTTTCTTGCACATTTATCGGATCATGTACGGAATTTATTGCATCGACATTGGCGATATTTGTTTGATCACTGCTAGAAATATATATGCTTTGATCTAAATTACATGTGTCAAAGGGAGTTAGCCCCTTTGTATTATTATACTTTTTATCATTACTATTATCACTTGTTATTGAATTTAAGTTCTCATTAGctgatatatttattatactgGATGACAATTTGGTATTCTTagatgactttttattttcttttgcgtCATCCGCTACTTCAATTATatcacatttattatttatatttaaatttttactttttacagTATTTGGATTTTCCTTCACACTATTGTCatcattttcttcttcattcacTATTTGAACAGGCACAGTTCTATAGCAATTTACAATATTCACATTTGATGTTTGCTGATTCACGGGAATCGTTAAGCTTCCTTCAACCGGATCAACCTTTTCTAAACTTTTAATGGTTGTTGCATCTGACAATACCCGAGGTGTTGAGGTGTTCGATGAAGAAGACGACGTCACATAAATATGTGTGTTATTGCGACAACTGTTTAATGCATCATTGTTGGTGATaattgtcgttgttgttgtcataTTGACAGTACGCATTCCACTTAAAGTACTTTccacaataaatttatttagctttttttGTTCCCCCTGGATCAAACTATAGTGATCACTTTGCGCAACTCCCACATTTGATCCAATCTCATCAACAACTCTCACGCAACTGAACTGGTAGTTTGGGCAGAATGAACTGCCCCCTCCAACAAAAACCGGTTCGCGTCTGGAAAGAGAGAGAATAAGCGTGAGAGCGAGACAGACAcacaacttaaataaaaaaaaacttgaatgaaataagaaaatcttttatattttctgtatcttaatttattagatgatatttttgagcaatattagaaataaatattcaagtcAAACGATTAATTGATGTGTCCatgcttttaattaatttttattttattaagtacCTGGTATTTGATGAAGGTATTGGAACCATGGATTTCGAtgaaagattattattattataaaaattaataaaaccagATTGTTGTTGATTTGTTTGATGATTGATTTCATTGCTATTGACTGTAGGTCGACGATTctagaattataaaatttttatattatacacatattaaaatatatacccaaaatcaattaaaattataaatttctacGGCatgatataaataatttcagtgctcaaaaaactttaatcttAAAGTTAGAAGCTTGAATTTACAATAGATATTTGAgctatttgtacttttttttctctaaaaccatatatgtaataaataaatgaagttaTTAAcaaaagcttgaaaaaaaattaaaataaagaaaaaacatttactttctaatatttattaccgcatatcaaagaaaaaatgcgatatTGTGCTGGAGTTCATCCGGAATGCATTTGGAATTCAATCGGGATGTCGGTATTCATTCGAAATGCAACTGGAATGACGTAATTTAATCGGAATTCAACTGGAAAGTCACTATAATTGTCGGAATGTCCCaactttttgagaaatttttatcttttttaattttttttttaaattaccaaaatgtttgtattgaaaatttttttttttacgtgaatTCTCTTCTCTAagaatatatttgaaaaatttttgacagttttataaatttcttgtttaaatGTTTGACTTTAAATAGTCTGAGATCAATCAATAACTTAAATTATCActgtacaacaaaaaaaaaaattcctattGCCTGGGCTCGGGTTTTGCTAGTCTTTAAGTAAAGTAAACGAGAATGAATTGCATTCGTTTATAAAACGAATGActtgaccgcatttcaatgtgttcagttccatgatttttcataaatttttcgagttttcccgaagattttcatcaattttcaagttactcacgagactccccggaacattttaaatttttttaagattctccgattttccatgaattttccatgAAACGAAATGCGGTCAAGTCATTCACCAAAAATCGaggttttttgacattttcactCAACATTTTTTGCCTGAATGTagtatgtttctttttttttaagacaaattttccAATCTATCGGGAAATATTCCAATGAAATtcggttgatatttttgaaaaatgttgtaCAAAAACGAGCTAAAATGGCGTGAAATGCCCCATATTGGAAGTAAAGAAGCCAAAAATGCTTtagaaagttaaaataaaatggtatATCAATTGAAAATGTTGATTTCAGGCTTCTATGACTCGTTTTATTgcgtttttaagacaaaaagatctaaaaaaataaattttgagccgtcattaatcattaatatttacttATCAGAAGATTTTTAGACCTGAAACACTAACCTGATAGTACATTTCATGCAAACATATTGTGATAcatattcaaaaagttttcattatattacatattttttttagcaaacagACGGACGGGCGGACATAAAACTAGCACGTGCAATATGAAATGCggtgaaagaaaaacaattcataaatttaaaaaaaagaagtacatATGTACTCAAAATCTTGCAGAATTAAAGGTTTTACCTCTTCTTCCCAATGAGGTggtgaaaaattgtcaataaaaGATTGTGGCATTGCCCTCGGAACAATaaggtgatgatgatgatgatgatctgtTGTTGTGAAGTAACTTGAGGGATAGTAAGTCGGATAGCTTAGACGTGAACTAATTGAATATGGACGTACACCGCAATTATCATGATTGTCATTAACTGCCCACGTTAATGGTCTTTTCTTGCGTTTAAATGTTTCGGATTCATCAGAAGACGATGATTCTGATGAATTGTCAGGATATGGAGTCCATAGCATTGAAAATAATGCTTCCTCAACTCCTGGTGTTGGTTTTACTCgagaattttccatttttctcgaaattggGTTAAGCAGCGGTGTAGTTTGATGCTAAATATCATCGCATTAcgtaattaaaaacattactAGTAAATTCTTAGTTTAGTTGGATTTTTACTTTGACTTTTTCCCTTTCTCTGCCCATCGTATCTTAagcatattatttatattgcaACCAACAGGCATGTTGGCAGTGTGGGAAATTATTAGATGAAATAATTGaactcacatttttatttacttcattgtaatttttatttttgtatatatcaaaaacttaaattg
It encodes:
- the LOC134828760 gene encoding uncharacterized protein LOC134828760; its protein translation is MENSRVKPTPGVEEALFSMLWTPYPDNSSESSSSDESETFKRKKRPLTWAVNDNHDNCGVRPYSISSRLSYPTYYPSSYFTTTDHHHHHHLIVPRAMPQSFIDNFSPPHWEEENRRPTVNSNEINHQTNQQQSGFINFYNNNNLSSKSMVPIPSSNTRREPVFVGGGSSFCPNYQFSCVRVVDEIGSNVGVAQSDHYSLIQGEQKKLNKFIVESTLSGMRTVNMTTTTTIITNNDALNSCRNNTHIYVTSSSSSNTSTPRVLSDATTIKSLEKVDPVEGSLTIPVNQQTSNVNIVNCYRTVPVQIVNEEENDDNSVKENPNTVKSKNLNINNKCDIIEVADDAKENKKSSKNTKLSSSIINISANENLNSITSDNSNDKKYNNTKGLTPFDTCNLDQSIYISSSDQTNIANVDAINSVHDPINVQENVVLSHSVPSSREQRRRERRERRAARSRMSHIHALHAQEAISNPNNITATAQMHQIPLSHAIIGANQVRPLSGGNFQIVPDLLHSHLPPPYTTLPVQENSATLLTTPVPVPVSAVDNCRYSFPLPIIRRSPSERSGKGCCTQWFAFAGPPLRALIAVVALGGVACALGGAALGATSLAGPPQSHFTAALLMIGVGVILVTISGAAWKMTAPGGPPCLSLETSADLGRCNRRACTRSGANGHMIYPEFQHRAPPPSYQASMQEYRLRLLLLDRDRQTSVLRVVSPPPTYRSTSGSLLRTTMVTHNNQSRHQPPSSSTASGRLFGGISEIINGFSYSINNKNNNQNNIENISNNSSEATLPPSYRTRNNHHTTGSHLRPVSAYNNDSNHDFTLTVHSSSMDNLSVNITPSLSFQQSPSNFFTEEQPKTVNSSYSSSSLNHINSETTNEINKIKINENSLNNDNNSNNDLVTIVTISGLIDESENKNSVNDLTSLTVETSSSKFDALVHL